Proteins from a single region of Pseudarthrobacter sp. NIBRBAC000502772:
- a CDS encoding MMPL family transporter, with protein sequence MALLLYRLGKFSYRHRWLVISLWLAALVAVGGSAAAFHGTLSNNFQIPGTETQRIADKLKQELPAASGGSATIVFEAPEGGFTDGSRAAVTAALTKLGDLPDVKATVDPFATQAQLDQAGQATADGEQQLAAGKARLDASRAELDAGTAQLNGAEQQLAAGGATPTMIEARLGAQKAALAQGQAQLDAGTQEWEAAKAKLDLGKRQAEASGGIRFVSADGQAAVAQVQFNTSINALTPAVRQQVQDIAHETSSVGVTALASKEITEDISELFGTAEIIGIGVAALVLILMLGTLIAAGLPLLMAVIGVGVGVGITFALSGAFEMSSISPMLALMLGLAVGIDYSLFIVNRHRTQLLAGMDPEESVARATGTSGNAVLFAGLTVIIALAALVVPGLPFLSVMGLAAAGTVAVAVMVALTLTPALLSLIGRRIISRRAWAKAEAHNAEAGHEVADQAKDEEKSTRGWGGLVTRHPVVALVAGVLLLGTLALPAAQLQLALPDGGSEPVDSEAFQAYDITARSFGEGVTGPIVVVGEFPAGLDEARAQELQYDVADLIRGVDNVVATVPVALSEDRRTAVFQVIPEEGPAKAGTVQVVGELRERGSRIQAETGVTIGLTGQTAGNIDVSTKLGDALPPYLAIVVGLSLILLLLVFRSIVVPLLATGGFLLSLAAAFGLVVAVYQWGWLGGVFDVANPGAVLSFLPIILIGVLFGLAMDYQVFIASGMRESYMHGAPAKKAVRIGFSHAGAVVTAAAIIMVSVFAGFIFSHLTMVRPLGFAMAFGVLLDAFVVRMTIVPAVMYLLGEKTWWLPKWLDRILPDVDVEGARLERRENEPQKLTEPVH encoded by the coding sequence ATGGCCCTGCTGCTCTACCGCCTCGGCAAGTTTTCCTACCGCCACCGCTGGCTGGTCATTTCGCTCTGGCTCGCGGCGCTCGTGGCCGTCGGCGGCTCCGCCGCGGCCTTCCACGGCACACTGTCCAACAACTTCCAGATTCCGGGCACCGAGACGCAGCGGATCGCGGACAAGCTGAAGCAGGAACTGCCGGCAGCGTCGGGCGGCTCTGCCACGATCGTCTTTGAAGCCCCGGAAGGCGGCTTTACTGACGGCAGCCGCGCCGCCGTCACGGCTGCCCTGACCAAGCTTGGTGACCTGCCTGACGTCAAGGCCACGGTGGATCCGTTCGCCACGCAGGCCCAGCTGGACCAGGCCGGGCAGGCCACCGCCGACGGCGAGCAGCAGCTTGCCGCGGGCAAGGCCCGCCTGGATGCCTCACGTGCCGAGCTCGACGCCGGGACAGCGCAGCTGAACGGCGCGGAGCAGCAGCTCGCCGCCGGCGGCGCCACCCCGACCATGATCGAGGCCCGGCTCGGAGCACAGAAGGCCGCCCTGGCACAGGGCCAGGCCCAGCTCGACGCCGGCACACAGGAATGGGAGGCCGCCAAGGCCAAGCTCGATCTGGGCAAGCGGCAGGCGGAGGCATCCGGCGGGATCCGCTTCGTCTCGGCGGACGGCCAGGCTGCCGTGGCCCAGGTGCAGTTCAACACCTCCATCAACGCCCTCACCCCGGCGGTGCGCCAGCAGGTGCAGGACATCGCGCATGAGACTTCGTCCGTAGGCGTGACGGCGCTGGCCAGCAAGGAAATCACCGAAGACATTTCAGAACTCTTCGGCACGGCCGAAATCATCGGCATCGGGGTGGCGGCCCTGGTCCTGATCCTGATGCTCGGCACGCTCATCGCCGCAGGCCTGCCGCTGCTGATGGCCGTCATCGGCGTTGGCGTCGGGGTGGGCATCACGTTCGCCCTGTCCGGCGCCTTCGAGATGAGCTCCATCTCCCCCATGCTCGCGCTGATGCTTGGCCTCGCCGTGGGCATTGACTACTCCCTGTTCATCGTCAACCGGCATCGGACCCAGTTGCTCGCGGGCATGGATCCCGAGGAATCCGTGGCCCGTGCCACCGGAACGTCCGGCAACGCCGTGCTTTTTGCCGGCCTGACGGTCATCATTGCCCTGGCCGCCCTGGTGGTGCCCGGGTTGCCGTTCCTGAGCGTGATGGGCCTGGCAGCGGCAGGCACCGTCGCGGTGGCCGTCATGGTGGCGCTCACCCTGACCCCGGCCCTGCTGTCCCTGATCGGCCGGCGCATCATTTCCCGGCGGGCCTGGGCCAAGGCCGAGGCCCACAATGCCGAGGCCGGCCACGAGGTTGCCGACCAGGCCAAGGATGAGGAAAAGAGCACCCGGGGCTGGGGCGGACTCGTTACCAGGCACCCCGTCGTCGCGCTTGTCGCCGGCGTACTCCTGCTGGGAACGCTGGCCCTGCCCGCCGCGCAGCTCCAGTTGGCACTGCCCGACGGCGGCTCCGAACCGGTGGACTCCGAGGCCTTCCAGGCCTATGACATCACGGCCCGCAGCTTCGGCGAAGGCGTCACCGGCCCCATTGTGGTGGTGGGCGAGTTCCCGGCGGGTCTTGACGAAGCCCGGGCCCAGGAACTGCAGTATGACGTCGCGGACCTGATCCGGGGCGTGGACAACGTGGTGGCAACAGTGCCCGTGGCACTGAGTGAAGACCGCCGCACCGCGGTATTCCAGGTCATCCCGGAAGAGGGGCCCGCCAAGGCCGGCACGGTGCAGGTGGTGGGTGAACTCCGCGAACGCGGCTCCCGGATCCAGGCCGAAACAGGCGTCACCATCGGGCTGACCGGGCAGACCGCTGGCAACATCGACGTCTCCACAAAACTCGGTGACGCCCTGCCGCCGTACCTGGCGATCGTCGTCGGGCTTTCCCTTATCCTGCTGCTGCTGGTATTCCGCTCCATTGTGGTTCCCCTCCTGGCAACCGGCGGTTTCCTGCTGTCCCTGGCCGCCGCGTTCGGCCTGGTGGTGGCCGTCTACCAGTGGGGCTGGCTGGGTGGCGTGTTCGACGTCGCCAATCCCGGCGCTGTCCTGAGCTTCCTGCCGATCATCCTGATCGGTGTGCTGTTCGGCCTGGCGATGGACTACCAGGTATTCATCGCGTCCGGCATGCGTGAGTCCTATATGCATGGCGCCCCGGCCAAAAAGGCCGTACGCATCGGCTTCAGCCATGCCGGCGCCGTGGTGACCGCCGCCGCGATCATTATGGTCAGCGTGTTCGCCGGCTTCATCTTCAGCCACCTGACCATGGTCCGGCCGCTGGGCTTCGCCATGGCCTTCGGTGTGCTGCTGGACGCGTTTGTGGTCCGCATGACCATCGTGCCGGCCGTGATGTACCTGCTGGGCGAAAAGACCTGGTGGCTGCCCAAGTGGCTGGACCGGATCCTGCCGGACGTGGACGTGGAGGGCGCCCGGCTGGAACGCCGCGAAAACGAGCCGCAGAAGCTGACCGAGCCCGTCCACTAG
- a CDS encoding TetR/AcrR family transcriptional regulator, which yields MPELLSRRELNKAATRQAITDAALALLRAHGPGNFTVEDIAESAGISRRTFFNYFSSTEAALASMTHGFLDIALQQFRQRPADEPILESARAALMQLADPMTVAPLAELFTLTQDNAVLSRSELEAWDHCTEEIITAARERFAGTPGAVVDELYLRALAGSVISCGKAAMDVWFARCGADLSPASLAVLRQLLIDAMGHLGSGFGGPVPAASPSATSTTATTHLNRERL from the coding sequence ATGCCCGAACTTCTCTCGCGCCGTGAGCTGAACAAAGCCGCCACCCGCCAGGCCATCACCGATGCGGCTTTGGCCCTGCTGCGCGCCCACGGACCCGGGAATTTCACGGTGGAAGACATCGCCGAATCTGCCGGGATCTCGCGGCGCACCTTCTTCAACTACTTCAGCAGCACCGAGGCCGCGCTGGCCTCCATGACGCACGGGTTCCTGGACATCGCCCTTCAGCAGTTCCGGCAGCGGCCCGCCGACGAGCCCATCCTCGAATCGGCGCGCGCGGCCCTGATGCAGCTGGCCGACCCCATGACGGTGGCGCCCCTGGCTGAACTCTTCACCCTCACCCAGGACAACGCAGTCCTGTCCCGGTCCGAACTTGAGGCGTGGGACCACTGCACCGAAGAGATCATCACCGCGGCCCGGGAGCGCTTCGCCGGAACCCCGGGCGCCGTCGTCGATGAACTGTACCTGCGCGCCCTCGCAGGCTCCGTCATCTCCTGCGGGAAGGCGGCCATGGACGTATGGTTCGCCCGATGCGGCGCCGATCTCTCCCCCGCATCGCTCGCTGTCCTGCGGCAACTGCTCATTGACGCCATGGGCCACCTCGGCTCCGGCTTCGGCGGCCCCGTTCCGGCGGCCAGCCCCTCCGCGACGTCCACAACCGCCACCACCCACCTCAACAGAGAACGGCTCTGA
- a CDS encoding dicarboxylate/amino acid:cation symporter — protein sequence MSTQTRTPESAGKTGFQLPKWAGSFGFQIIAALIVGLGLGLLAKYTGSTKEAPNGLGATLQTIGSSYVSLLQTAVVPLIFTAVVSSISNLRQVSNAAKLAWNTLLWFAITSLIAVVIGIGLGVLLQPGANTGITQEAKYAGKSGDWWSFLIGLFPKNFLGLGASSTVTESATAATTVSTSISFNVLQILVIAIAVGVAALKVGKAAEPFLNLNASALAVIQKVLWWIIRIAPLGTVGLIGNAAAVYGWDTIGALGKFTFAIYVGLALVLFVVYPTLIRSHGLSVKQYFSGVWPAVQLAFVSRSSIGTLPLTQRVTERSLGVPRAYASFAVPLGATTKMDGCAAIYPAISAIFVAQFFGVQLEASHYLLIALVSVLGSAATAGTTGAVVMLTLTLSTLGLPLAGVGLLLAIDPILDMGRTAVNVAGQALVPTIVAKRQGMLDEALYNAPRNGTPFVDDDADSSAADPSAIAGGTDSPEAGRELADAKA from the coding sequence GTGAGCACTCAAACCCGCACCCCCGAATCCGCAGGAAAAACCGGCTTCCAGCTGCCCAAGTGGGCCGGCTCGTTCGGTTTCCAGATCATCGCCGCCCTCATTGTGGGCCTGGGCCTCGGCCTGCTGGCCAAGTACACGGGCAGCACCAAGGAGGCCCCCAACGGCCTCGGCGCCACGTTGCAGACCATCGGCTCCAGCTACGTTTCACTGCTGCAGACCGCGGTGGTTCCGCTGATCTTCACCGCCGTGGTGAGCTCGATCTCGAACCTGCGCCAAGTCTCCAACGCCGCCAAGCTGGCCTGGAACACCCTGTTGTGGTTCGCCATCACGTCCCTGATCGCCGTCGTGATCGGCATCGGCCTCGGCGTGCTCCTGCAGCCCGGCGCCAACACCGGCATCACACAGGAGGCCAAGTACGCCGGCAAGTCCGGTGACTGGTGGTCCTTCCTGATCGGGCTGTTCCCCAAGAACTTCCTCGGCCTCGGTGCCAGCTCCACCGTGACTGAAAGCGCCACCGCGGCCACAACAGTCAGCACCTCCATCAGCTTCAACGTGCTCCAGATCCTGGTGATTGCCATCGCCGTCGGCGTCGCCGCCCTCAAGGTCGGCAAGGCTGCCGAGCCGTTCCTGAACCTCAACGCTTCGGCGCTGGCCGTCATCCAGAAGGTCCTCTGGTGGATCATCCGCATCGCCCCGCTCGGCACCGTGGGCCTGATCGGCAACGCCGCGGCCGTGTACGGCTGGGACACCATCGGCGCGCTCGGCAAGTTCACCTTCGCCATCTACGTGGGCCTGGCCCTGGTGCTGTTTGTGGTTTACCCGACGCTGATCCGCTCGCACGGCCTGTCCGTGAAGCAGTACTTCTCCGGCGTATGGCCCGCCGTGCAGCTCGCGTTTGTGTCCCGCTCCTCGATCGGAACCCTGCCGCTGACCCAGCGCGTCACCGAGCGCAGCCTGGGCGTTCCCCGCGCCTACGCTTCCTTCGCCGTACCGCTGGGCGCCACCACGAAAATGGACGGCTGCGCGGCGATCTACCCCGCGATCTCCGCCATCTTTGTGGCCCAGTTCTTCGGCGTCCAGCTGGAAGCCAGCCACTACCTGCTCATCGCCCTCGTCTCGGTCCTCGGTTCCGCCGCAACGGCCGGCACCACCGGCGCAGTCGTAATGCTCACCCTGACTCTCTCCACGCTGGGGCTGCCCCTGGCCGGCGTCGGACTCCTGCTGGCGATCGATCCCATCCTGGACATGGGCCGCACCGCGGTCAACGTCGCGGGCCAGGCACTGGTCCCCACCATCGTGGCCAAACGGCAGGGCATGCTCGACGAGGCGCTCTACAACGCACCCCGCAACGGCACTCCGTTTGTGGACGACGACGCCGACTCCTCCGCCGCGGATCCTTCCGCCATCGCAGGAGGTACTGACTCTCCGGAAGCCGGACGCGAACTGGCCGACGCAAAGGCCTGA
- a CDS encoding DUF885 domain-containing protein: MTTEAAPAARPHSAIDAVADDYTDTLIRLNPALATTLGLPGHETEYPDYSPAGIAGFAAEARKTLAALDGLTPQDDVDAVTLDAMRERLGLQLEIHESGWDVAELNNIASPAQDIRAIFDLMPTDTAEHWEHIAGRALNVGGALRGYTESLRQARDAGKVAAERQVSIVIEQTAKYAAEDGFFAKLAAGARTADGPLPGETQGKLDASAAAARGAYRELGEFLRTELLPAAPQQDAVGRERYALASRSFLGAAVDLEETYAWGVQELDRLIAEQEKVASTIKQGASIEEAKDVLNNDPACQLKGTEALKAWMQELSDKAVAELAGVHFDIPDVMKKLECLIAPTDEGGIYYTGPSDDFSRPGRMWWSVPAGEDTFTTWAETTTVFHEGVPGHHLQVATATYRRELLNKWRRNICWTSGHGEGWALYAEKLMQELGYLADPGDHMGMLDMQRMRAARVVFDIGVHLELEIPERWGSGTWTPEAGYDFLKENLPISEGQLKFEFTRYLGWPGQAPSYKVGQRLWEQIRADLETRPGFDLKAFHTRALNIGSVGLDTLRRALLS; encoded by the coding sequence GTGACTACCGAAGCCGCCCCCGCCGCCCGTCCGCACTCCGCCATCGATGCCGTGGCGGATGACTATACCGACACGCTTATCCGCCTGAACCCGGCGCTTGCCACCACGCTGGGGCTGCCGGGGCACGAGACCGAGTACCCGGATTACTCCCCCGCCGGCATCGCCGGCTTTGCAGCGGAAGCCCGAAAGACCCTTGCTGCGCTGGACGGCCTGACGCCGCAGGACGACGTTGACGCCGTCACCCTCGACGCGATGCGGGAACGGCTGGGCCTCCAGCTGGAAATCCACGAGTCCGGCTGGGACGTGGCGGAGCTGAACAACATCGCCTCCCCCGCACAGGACATCCGGGCCATTTTCGACCTGATGCCCACAGACACCGCTGAGCACTGGGAACACATCGCCGGCCGCGCGCTGAACGTCGGGGGCGCCCTCCGCGGCTACACCGAATCACTGCGCCAGGCCCGGGACGCGGGCAAGGTCGCGGCCGAACGCCAGGTCTCAATCGTCATCGAGCAGACCGCCAAATACGCCGCCGAAGACGGCTTCTTCGCCAAGCTCGCCGCCGGGGCCCGGACTGCGGACGGTCCCCTGCCGGGCGAAACGCAGGGAAAGCTCGACGCCAGTGCTGCCGCCGCCCGGGGTGCCTACCGGGAGCTCGGGGAGTTCCTCCGCACGGAACTGCTGCCTGCCGCCCCGCAGCAGGACGCCGTCGGCCGGGAACGCTACGCACTGGCCTCGCGCTCCTTCCTGGGCGCCGCCGTCGACCTCGAAGAAACCTATGCATGGGGAGTCCAGGAACTGGACCGGCTCATCGCCGAGCAGGAAAAAGTCGCGTCCACCATCAAGCAAGGGGCCAGCATCGAGGAGGCCAAGGACGTCCTCAACAACGACCCTGCCTGCCAACTCAAGGGCACGGAGGCCCTCAAGGCGTGGATGCAGGAACTCTCGGACAAGGCCGTTGCCGAGCTTGCGGGCGTGCACTTCGACATCCCGGACGTGATGAAGAAGCTCGAATGCCTCATCGCCCCGACCGACGAGGGCGGCATCTACTACACAGGCCCCTCGGATGACTTCAGCCGACCCGGCCGGATGTGGTGGTCGGTTCCCGCCGGCGAAGACACCTTCACCACCTGGGCCGAAACCACCACGGTCTTCCATGAAGGCGTCCCCGGCCACCACCTGCAGGTAGCCACCGCCACCTACCGGCGGGAACTCCTGAACAAGTGGCGGCGGAACATCTGCTGGACCTCCGGCCACGGCGAGGGCTGGGCCCTATACGCCGAAAAGCTTATGCAGGAACTCGGCTACCTGGCCGATCCCGGCGACCACATGGGCATGCTGGACATGCAGCGGATGCGGGCGGCCCGCGTGGTGTTCGACATCGGCGTCCACCTGGAACTGGAGATCCCCGAACGCTGGGGCAGCGGAACATGGACCCCGGAGGCGGGCTACGACTTCCTCAAGGAGAACCTGCCCATCAGCGAAGGCCAGCTCAAATTCGAATTCACCCGCTACCTCGGCTGGCCCGGCCAGGCCCCGTCCTACAAAGTGGGACAGCGCCTCTGGGAACAGATCCGGGCCGACCTCGAAACCCGGCCCGGCTTCGACCTCAAGGCCTTCCACACACGAGCGCTGAACATCGGCTCCGTAGGCCTCGATACCCTCCGCCGGGCGCTGCTCTCGTAG
- a CDS encoding acyl-CoA carboxylase subunit epsilon yields MIAKDPLVGAPLVELTETNAPADVPVFSVVKGQPSAEELAALTAVVLSLGSVDAVADGKPTARDWVRRQQLRLAPTPGPGAWRRSRG; encoded by the coding sequence GTGATCGCGAAAGATCCGCTGGTCGGAGCCCCGCTGGTTGAGCTTACCGAAACCAATGCGCCCGCCGACGTCCCCGTGTTTTCCGTGGTCAAAGGGCAACCGTCGGCCGAGGAACTCGCGGCGCTGACCGCCGTCGTGCTTTCCCTGGGCAGCGTGGACGCCGTGGCCGACGGAAAGCCCACCGCCCGCGACTGGGTGCGCCGCCAGCAGCTGCGGCTCGCCCCGACGCCGGGTCCCGGCGCCTGGAGGCGGAGCCGGGGTTAG
- a CDS encoding acyl-CoA carboxylase subunit beta, with the protein MSHDLTTTAGKIADFRDRQARAEQPSGPEAIEKQHARGKNTARERVDLLLDEGSFVELDALAVHRSTAFGMEKKKPLGDGLVSGYGTVDGRPVAVYSQDFSVYGGSLSQVNGEKIVKVQEFALRNGCPVVGILDGGGARIQEGVASLAMFADIFRNNVHASGVVPQISLIMGPSAGGAAYSPALTDYVVMVDKTSHMFITGPDVIKTVTGEDVDMETLGGARQHNANTGTSTYLASDEADAIEFVRELLDFLPSNNLAEAPVLEHQQELEINDDDLALDTLVPDSANQPYDMRTVIEQIVDDAHFLEMQSLYAPNVIIGYGRVEGHTVGIVANQPLQFAGTLDIAASEKAARFVRNCDAFNVPIITLVDVPGFLPGKDQEFQGIIRRGAKLLYAYAEATVPKLTVITRKAYGGAYIVMGSKKLGADLNLAWPTAQIGVMGAQGAVNILYRRDLAAVAEAGGDVEARRAEVIRQYEEELLNPYQAAQLGYVDAVIAPSDTRGQIIRGLRALRDKRASLPTKKHGNIPL; encoded by the coding sequence ATGAGCCACGATCTGACAACGACAGCGGGGAAGATCGCCGATTTCCGCGACCGCCAGGCCCGTGCAGAACAACCCTCCGGCCCCGAAGCCATCGAGAAGCAGCACGCCCGCGGCAAGAACACCGCCCGCGAGCGCGTGGACCTGCTGCTGGACGAAGGTTCGTTTGTGGAGCTTGACGCGCTGGCGGTGCACCGCTCCACCGCCTTCGGTATGGAAAAGAAGAAGCCGCTCGGCGACGGGCTGGTCTCGGGCTACGGCACCGTGGACGGGCGTCCGGTAGCCGTCTACAGCCAGGACTTCTCGGTCTACGGCGGATCGTTGAGCCAGGTCAACGGCGAGAAAATCGTCAAGGTCCAGGAATTCGCCCTGCGCAACGGCTGCCCCGTAGTGGGCATCCTCGACGGCGGCGGTGCCCGCATCCAGGAAGGCGTGGCCTCCCTGGCCATGTTTGCCGACATCTTCCGCAATAACGTCCACGCTTCCGGCGTCGTCCCGCAGATCTCGCTCATCATGGGACCGTCCGCCGGCGGCGCGGCCTACTCCCCCGCCCTCACGGACTACGTGGTGATGGTGGACAAGACCTCGCACATGTTCATCACGGGACCGGACGTCATCAAGACCGTCACGGGCGAAGACGTGGACATGGAAACCCTCGGCGGCGCGCGCCAGCACAATGCCAACACGGGCACGTCCACGTACCTCGCCTCCGACGAAGCCGATGCCATCGAGTTCGTCCGCGAGCTGCTGGATTTCCTGCCGTCCAACAACCTCGCCGAGGCCCCGGTGCTGGAGCACCAGCAGGAGCTGGAGATCAACGACGACGACCTCGCCCTGGACACGCTGGTCCCCGATTCTGCCAACCAGCCTTACGACATGCGCACAGTCATCGAGCAGATCGTTGACGACGCACATTTCCTGGAGATGCAGTCCCTTTACGCCCCCAACGTCATCATCGGCTACGGCCGGGTTGAGGGACACACTGTGGGGATCGTGGCCAACCAGCCGCTGCAGTTCGCCGGCACGCTGGACATTGCGGCCTCTGAGAAGGCCGCCCGCTTCGTCCGGAACTGCGATGCGTTCAACGTCCCCATCATCACCCTGGTGGATGTGCCCGGCTTCCTGCCCGGCAAGGACCAGGAGTTCCAGGGCATCATCCGCCGCGGCGCCAAGCTGCTGTACGCCTACGCCGAAGCCACCGTCCCAAAGCTGACGGTCATCACCCGCAAGGCTTACGGCGGCGCGTACATCGTGATGGGCTCCAAGAAGCTCGGCGCGGACCTGAACCTGGCGTGGCCCACGGCGCAGATCGGCGTGATGGGTGCCCAGGGCGCCGTCAACATCCTGTACCGCCGCGACCTGGCCGCCGTTGCCGAGGCCGGCGGGGACGTTGAGGCCCGGCGCGCCGAGGTCATCCGCCAGTACGAAGAAGAGTTACTGAACCCCTACCAGGCCGCCCAGCTGGGCTACGTGGACGCGGTCATCGCACCGTCCGATACCCGCGGCCAGATCATCAGGGGCCTCCGCGCCCTCCGCGACAAGCGGGCGAGCCTGCCCACCAAGAAGCACGGGAACATCCCGCTGTGA
- a CDS encoding NAD(P)-dependent oxidoreductase: MTSSNDARSIAAGPYQATGSLRGRTILMSGGSRGIGLAIATRAAQDGANIVLMAKTGQPHAKLAGTVFSAAEQVEAAGGHALAIVGDVRSDEDVAGAVAASVERFGGIDIVLNNASAIDLSTTDEVDMKRYDLMQDINVRGTFLLSKLSLPALRKSAHAHILTLSPPLNLDPHWAGRHLAYTMAKYGMSLTTLGLAEELKADGINVNSLWPCTLIDTAAIRNMPGGQEIVQAARGPQIMADAAHAVLTGGNLAGAGAPSGNFYTDEQVLRAAGVTDFRPYSLGAAEDRLVPDIFL; the protein is encoded by the coding sequence ATGACTTCCAGCAACGACGCACGGTCCATTGCCGCAGGGCCCTACCAGGCCACCGGGTCCCTTCGGGGACGCACCATTCTGATGTCAGGCGGCAGCCGCGGCATCGGGCTGGCCATTGCCACCCGGGCGGCACAGGACGGTGCCAATATTGTCCTGATGGCCAAGACCGGCCAGCCCCACGCCAAGCTGGCAGGCACCGTCTTCAGCGCCGCCGAGCAGGTGGAGGCCGCCGGGGGCCACGCCCTGGCAATCGTCGGTGATGTGCGCAGCGACGAAGACGTCGCAGGAGCCGTGGCGGCCTCCGTCGAACGCTTCGGCGGGATCGACATCGTGCTCAACAATGCATCCGCGATCGATCTCTCCACCACCGACGAGGTGGACATGAAACGCTACGACCTGATGCAGGACATCAATGTCCGCGGCACGTTCCTGCTGTCCAAGCTGTCACTGCCCGCCCTGCGCAAATCGGCCCACGCACACATCCTGACGCTGTCGCCGCCATTGAACCTTGACCCCCACTGGGCAGGCAGGCACCTGGCCTACACCATGGCCAAATACGGGATGAGCCTCACCACGCTGGGCCTTGCCGAAGAACTCAAGGCCGACGGAATCAATGTCAACTCGCTCTGGCCGTGCACCCTCATCGATACCGCTGCCATCCGGAACATGCCCGGCGGCCAGGAGATCGTCCAGGCCGCGCGCGGACCACAGATCATGGCCGACGCAGCCCACGCCGTCCTGACCGGCGGCAACCTGGCCGGCGCCGGTGCACCCAGCGGAAACTTCTACACGGACGAACAGGTGCTCCGCGCGGCGGGTGTCACCGACTTCCGTCCGTACAGCCTCGGGGCCGCGGAGGATCGCCTGGTTCCGGACATATTCCTCTGA
- a CDS encoding biotin--[acetyl-CoA-carboxylase] ligase — protein MDDSHTPGNPLDRGALADQDFLAATGIAKVVVVDSTGSTNADLLRSVTVEPKEWPDLSVLTAEYQTAARGRLDRRWEAPPLSSVSVSLVLRPANAEGRPLPTHTYSWLSLLGALALRQTLLETAGLPAELKWPNDVLVRGRKIAGILAQLGPMGDGSVPPVILGTGLNVTLTASELPVPTATSVALEEPLTVDRTVLLKSYLAHFAVLYRSFCNADGDPAAGIAGGPSLHKRVESAMATLGKQVRAQLPGDHEIIGHASRLDEYGSLLVVDKDRREHVVTAGDVVHLRPWTPPGQGAESGYA, from the coding sequence ATGGATGACTCACACACCCCAGGAAATCCGTTGGATCGTGGAGCCTTGGCGGACCAGGATTTCCTGGCGGCCACAGGCATCGCCAAGGTGGTGGTGGTGGACTCCACCGGTTCCACCAACGCGGACCTCCTGCGCTCGGTGACGGTTGAGCCAAAGGAGTGGCCGGACCTGTCGGTGCTGACGGCCGAGTACCAGACCGCTGCCCGCGGACGCCTGGACCGGCGGTGGGAAGCGCCGCCGCTGAGCTCCGTGTCGGTGTCCCTGGTCCTGCGGCCCGCCAATGCCGAAGGCAGGCCCCTGCCCACGCACACGTATTCGTGGCTGTCACTGCTGGGCGCGCTGGCGCTGCGGCAGACGCTTCTTGAGACCGCGGGCCTTCCGGCCGAGCTCAAGTGGCCCAATGACGTCCTGGTCCGTGGCCGCAAGATCGCCGGGATCCTGGCCCAGTTGGGGCCCATGGGGGACGGCTCTGTTCCTCCGGTCATTTTGGGGACCGGCCTGAACGTGACTTTGACCGCGTCGGAACTCCCTGTGCCCACAGCGACGTCGGTTGCCCTGGAAGAACCGCTGACTGTCGATCGGACCGTGCTGCTCAAGAGCTACCTCGCCCATTTCGCCGTGCTCTACCGCAGCTTCTGCAATGCCGACGGCGACCCCGCCGCCGGGATTGCCGGCGGCCCTTCGCTCCACAAACGGGTGGAGTCCGCCATGGCGACGCTGGGCAAGCAAGTGCGCGCGCAGCTGCCCGGTGACCACGAGATCATCGGGCACGCTTCGAGGCTGGACGAGTACGGCTCACTGCTGGTGGTGGACAAGGACCGCCGCGAGCATGTGGTCACCGCCGGCGACGTGGTCCACCTGCGCCCGTGGACCCCGCCAGGCCAGGGCGCTGAAAGCGGCTATGCGTAA
- a CDS encoding PH domain-containing protein translates to MRKGLVPGEQVITMTRPQPRKLAGPAAAFIAAPAAAAFASAWTVRGEATRLVPVASADWTPWIVLACVLAAAWIWLAYCLPRLLRWQATRYILTSRRIVARYGMMRRRDEQVNLASIRNVTVHQSVLQRILRSGNISLETGYQGVVNIQDVPEAVRFRDFVLDAIDELPPGGDPGTDEISDYTDAALPWELREGGDDER, encoded by the coding sequence ATGCGTAAAGGCCTCGTGCCGGGCGAGCAGGTTATTACGATGACCCGCCCGCAGCCGAGGAAGCTGGCCGGCCCGGCCGCAGCCTTCATTGCCGCACCGGCCGCTGCAGCTTTTGCCAGTGCCTGGACCGTGCGGGGCGAGGCTACCCGGCTGGTGCCGGTGGCTTCCGCTGACTGGACACCCTGGATCGTCCTGGCATGCGTCTTGGCCGCTGCGTGGATATGGTTGGCATATTGCCTGCCTCGGCTGCTGCGGTGGCAGGCAACCCGGTACATCCTCACGAGCCGGCGGATTGTTGCCCGCTACGGCATGATGCGGCGCCGGGACGAGCAGGTCAACCTCGCGTCGATCCGCAACGTGACGGTCCACCAGTCGGTGCTGCAGCGCATATTGCGCTCCGGGAATATATCCTTGGAAACCGGGTACCAGGGCGTGGTGAACATCCAGGACGTCCCGGAAGCAGTGCGGTTCCGGGACTTCGTGCTGGATGCGATTGACGAACTGCCTCCGGGCGGGGACCCGGGGACTGATGAGATATCGGATTACACAGACGCAGCGTTGCCGTGGGAGTTGAGAGAAGGTGGAGACGATGAACGATGA